From Solea senegalensis isolate Sse05_10M linkage group LG16, IFAPA_SoseM_1, whole genome shotgun sequence:
TTCGCTGTGACTGTGGAAATAGCAAGTTTGGGGATTTCCAGTGCCAGCTGACAACTGTGAGTCCTCCGACTGCTTTCGTAGCCTCGAGCTGAATATGAGTCACGCAGCGCGTACACACTGCGCCGTCTGTTGTCAGAGTCATTCCTCCTGTTGTCTTCACAGGCCAAAGACGCCGAAAACGCCAGAAATCACTACAGTCACAACTTCAGGGGCCTCTACTGCACGTGTGACCGGCCGTACCCAGACGTAGACGACCGGGTATAGCTTTGAGTCACATATTTCTCATGCATACAattccatttgttttgtttgtttacgttGTCTCATCTGCGTGTGCGCATTATCCGACAGGAGGATGACGAAATGATCCAGTGTGTCATCTGTGAGGACTGGTTTCATAGCAGGGTGAGCACATGGCAGATTATcgcaaagataaaaaagaaaagaaaaaagcacttCCTTCTTTGTGATTCACATTTGAACTCCAGTCCCTTTTGTCTTCTGCAGCACCTGGGCTGCCCTGTAGTGGAACCTGAGGAGCTGCAAGAGATGGTGTGTGAGGCGTGCATGAACAGGACTCCCTCCTTATGGACATACGCTGCTCACTTTGCAGGTAACTGACTCTCCTGTGCTGTCATTTGGCTTTCTGTGGTCAAATTTAGCCACTCCTAAATATGAAAGTGCGCCGATATTCTCTCATTCCCCTTAAACGGTCCAAACCAAGCAGTCCTAtttctggttttcaaaataaagttctaTTGAACGCGAACACAATGCACTGAAAAGTTAACTTATAACATCAGGAAAGTGTATTGTATATAGGGGAGCTATagtcttgtttttatattgtctAATACaatttagagaaaaataaattctACTTCTTTCCCTCCAGTGCCACCAGTTATCAGCGTCAGTCGTCcagagaaggaggtggaggtggaggaggaggaacagggtGAAACGGAAGAAGCCCATGAGTGCAGTCAGAGTGCGGATGAGGAACCGTCAACCAGTGATGCAAAGCGGGAGGTGAGAACCGGTGCTTCAGAGGGACACGCACTTACCATTACTTTACATACGGGAAAACGTGTGTGGTCAGTCGTGAAGAGATATGTCCGCATGGAGCGTTTGCCAtaatgagaggggaaaaaaaaacataaagagtTAAACTGAGCTCACAGAGGATTTTTATAAAGCTTAAATTCAGTAATGAAGAAGTCAGTGTTACAAATAGCACATAGCCGATGGCCACACATACTATaaacacatattatatatttaaggGAGATCATTCTCATTCAGCACTCATCAGCGTTTTCCTCGAGGAAGAGAGAGTTCAGTCTTAGGACATTACATCGGCATTTAACAattcatttatgtcattttaaattatataaatcaAGTAGCGAAGCGGTGGCGTTTAATAATTTGGGTCTCAAGAGAGAAATGTGGTCACATGATCTAAGACGAGATCAAGATGTCAAACTTGGCCAATAAAGTTGATCCTGATAACTGCAATGATTTGCGGCTGTGTTTTTACTGCCAATTGTCTGCCACTAGGTGGGGCTGGAGTGTAAAGATGAGCTCACGGGCCACAGAGAAGCCTCCAGCTCATGTTATTGTGCCCTCCCCTCCTCTCGAGTCTGAGCAATTAGACGAGGAATGACCCAAGAGGCACTGCTTCTCTTGCTCTGCGCACAGCTATTGGCCGGGCTTCACAGGACAGATTACTGTAAACTGGTGATTTTCGTCGCCCCAATcacttcactgtctctgtcGCCCCCTGAGACTTCCCCAGATGAGTCTGCACTGTGCTGCCCGAGACGCCGGTTGTTATTGTCTGTCCCCGCTGCCAGGATAACACAGTAACTCACTCTCTGTCCGCCGTCTCATTAACATCAACAGGAAGTGGCGGACCGGAGTTCACCTTGTAAACGGACCCACGAGCAAATGACGGGTGGCGCCGCCGGCGCCGCCGCCGCGAAGGCCGTGAGCAAGAGTGTGGCCTGCAGGCTAAAGGAGCTCCAGGTCCAGGGACTTAAGAGGCCAAGACAGGGAGCAGTGTTCTGGCCTTACAGCTGGCGCTCTGAG
This genomic window contains:
- the LOC122782679 gene encoding putative E3 ubiquitin-protein ligase UBR7 isoform X2: MAENKADSCVLDDVVVSEEEMERALCVLSGSDAQNCSYSRGYVKRQAVFACNTCTPSAAEPAGICLACANKCHDGHDIFELYTKRNFRCDCGNSKFGDFQCQLTTAKDAENARNHYSHNFRGLYCTCDRPYPDVDDREDDEMIQCVICEDWFHSRHLGCPVVEPEELQEMVCEACMNRTPSLWTYAAHFAVPPVISVSRPEKEVEVEEEEQGETEEAHECSQSADEEPSTSDAKREEVADRSSPCKRTHEQMTGGAAGAAAAKAVSKSVACRLKELQVQGLKRPRQGAVFWPYSWRSELCTCTNCKRTYVAAEVQFLMDQSDTILAYENKGLEEPFGQHPLVALMSSMDRVQQLEIIYGFNELTTSIYALIDQCAAEGKTITYEAVHQFFEELRARKRSRMNAGYQ
- the LOC122782679 gene encoding putative E3 ubiquitin-protein ligase UBR7 isoform X1, which translates into the protein MAAEIVRRVQLMEGMAENKADSCVLDDVVVSEEEMERALCVLSGSDAQNCSYSRGYVKRQAVFACNTCTPSAAEPAGICLACANKCHDGHDIFELYTKRNFRCDCGNSKFGDFQCQLTTAKDAENARNHYSHNFRGLYCTCDRPYPDVDDREDDEMIQCVICEDWFHSRHLGCPVVEPEELQEMVCEACMNRTPSLWTYAAHFAVPPVISVSRPEKEVEVEEEEQGETEEAHECSQSADEEPSTSDAKREEVADRSSPCKRTHEQMTGGAAGAAAAKAVSKSVACRLKELQVQGLKRPRQGAVFWPYSWRSELCTCTNCKRTYVAAEVQFLMDQSDTILAYENKGLEEPFGQHPLVALMSSMDRVQQLEIIYGFNELTTSIYALIDQCAAEGKTITYEAVHQFFEELRARKRSRMNAGYQ